The following coding sequences lie in one Glycine max cultivar Williams 82 chromosome 19, Glycine_max_v4.0, whole genome shotgun sequence genomic window:
- the LOC100796706 gene encoding endoribonuclease Dicer homolog 2 isoform X2: MEGFGNAYPSYVPSELVSCSSKGRNVTYHCYLMELEQHYEYQVSVNDIVLAIRSELDSEIVDTLSGTSFDVKRGKLLVNLRHLEPIQLSPEKVQSCRRFQTTLFRILLNRDVTKLTSVSDDFSLGDNPEIDFLLLPATVKHQRPSNSIIDWKPVLSVPFSSESTCDCKDHACNVRIRNDSVCSCKLENCVVYTPHNGSIYIIYTTDGTKKLNGNSTLNQGLKGITTYKEHFKKRHGIELGFEHQSLLHGRNLFKVENYLLKTRQKTEKGKNMSSVDLPPEVCSVIMSPISIGTIYSFSFIPSIMHWLEGLLVAFNLKRMLLDHFTPNDIPISKVLQAITAKGCEEAYDYDYLETLGDSYLKYIVSQQLFKTNQNDREGALSDKRKNIISNDVLFKYGCTRPLPGFIRKDKFDPKQWDVPGDKSNSILLLKQKLDSSRTRVYVRKTREIDLGIIADVVEALIGAFISTEDEKAALSFINWIGINVDTNIMPYENERHISIIAPEELVKAKLLKSRLNYSFKDPYLLVEALTHSSGKRPEIRTCYERLEFLGDAVLDYVITMHFYKEYSNDKFSAEFFTNMRSISVNNECYALSAIKAKLDEHILCDSVVKNNIAQTMEGVKNLSLESTFGWELETYFCQVLADVIESIAGAIFVDSGYKKEVVFQSIKPLLEPLVTPETARRHPISELHELCQKKGYKMKVYPPVRVNGETSVTIEVKTNGITYKNNPPAKASNNDTARKLAAKDVLKQIKICKSLG; encoded by the exons ATGGAAGGATTTG GAAATGCGTACCCCAGTTATGTCCCATCCGAACTGGTGAGTTGTTCATCAAAAGGTAGAAATGTAACATACCATTGCTATTTGATGGAGTTGGAGCAGCACTACGAGTATCAGGTGTCGGTTAATGACATTGTACTTGCAATTAGGAGTGAACTTGACTCAGAAATTGTAGACACATTATCAGGCACATCATTTGATGTGAAAAGGGGAAAATTGTTAGTGAACCTCAGACATTTGGAACCCATTCAACTTAGCCCAGAAAAG gtTCAAAGTTGTAGAAGATTTCAGACTACCCTCTTTAGGATCCTCCTAAATCGGGACGTTACTAAGTTAACAAGTGTTTCAGATGATTTCAGTTTGGGAGATAATCCTGAAATTGATTTTCTTCTGCTCCCAGCCACTGTTAAACACCAGAGACCTTCAAATTCGATTATTGATTGGAAGCCTGTTTTATCGGTTCCTTTTTCATCTGAAAGTACCTGTGATTGTaaggatcatgcatgtaatGTGAGGATTCGAAATGATTCAGTTTGCTCTTGCAAACTTGAAAATTGTGTAGTCTACACTCCTCATAATGGTagtatttatatcatttatacCACTGATGGTACAAAGAAATTGAATGGAAATTCAACTCTAAACCAAGGACTTAAGGGAATTACTACTTACAAGGAGCACTTCAAAAAACG CCACGGGATTGAATTGGGTTTTGAACATCAATCCCTACTTCATGGAAGGAATCTTTTCAAAGTGGAGAATTACCTTCTGAAGACCAGACAAAAGACGGAGAAAG GAAAAAATATGAGCTCTGTTGACTTGCCGCCAGAAGTTTGTTCTGTAATCATGTCACCAATATCAATCGGTACcatatattcattttcttttattccatCAATCATGCATTGGCTTGAGGGCTTGCTCGTTGCTTTCAACTTAAAAAGGATGCTCTTGGATCATTTCACGCCAAATGATATCCCAATCAGCAAG GTATTGCAAGCAATAACTGCAAAGGGATGTGAAGAGGCCTACGATTATGATTACTTAGAGACACTTGGAGATTCTTATCTGAAATACATTGTTAGTCAACAGCTTttcaagaccaatcaaaatgATCGGGAGGGCGCCCTTTCAGACAAGAGGAAGAACATCATTTCCAATGATGTCTTGTTTAAGTATGGGTGTACCCGCCCACTTCCG GGTTTCATACGGAAAGATAAATTTGATCCAAAGCAGTGGGATGTACCCGGTGATAAGTCAAACAGTATTCTCTTGCTAAAACAGAAGTTGGACTCCAGTAGAACAAGAGTATATGTTCGAAAGACGAGAGAAATAGACTTGGGAATCATTGCTGATGTTGTTGAGGCACTAATTGGTGCCTTTATTAGCACAGAAGATGAAAAGGCTGCTTTATCGTTTATTAATTGGATTGGTATCAATGTTGACACCAACATTATGCCGTATGAGAATGAGAGGCACATTAGCATTATTGCCCCAGAGGAGCTTGTAAAAGCCAAACTTTTAAAATCCCGGCTGAACTACTCGTTTAAAGACCCTTATCTTTTAGTAGAGGCTCTCACCCATAGTTCTGGCAAACGGCCAGAAATTCGGACATGTTATGAG CGACTAGAGTTTCTTGGGGACGCAGTGTTGGACTATGTCATCACTATGCATTTCTACAAGGAATATTCTAATGACAAATTCTCAGCAgaatttttcactaacatgaggTCTATTTCTGTGAACAATGAGTGTTACGCACTGTCAGCCATTAAAGCCAAGCTGGATGAACACATACTCTGTGACTCGGtagtaaaaaataacattgCCCAGACAATGGAAGGTGTTAAGAACTTATCTTTGGAATCAACTTTTGGATGGGAGCTAGAAACATATTTCTGTCAG GTGCTGGCAGATGTTATAGAATCTATAGCAGGAGCGATTTTTGTTGATTCAGGGTACAAGAAGGAGGTTGTTTTCCAAAGCATAAAGCCCCTTTTGGAACCCCTTGTTACACCTGAAACAGCAAGGAGACATCCTATTAGTGAGTTGCACGAACTATGCCAAAAAAAAGGCTACAAAATGAAAGTATATCCCCCCGTCCGCGTCAACGGTGAAACTTCAGTTACAATTGAGGTGAAAACCAACGGGATCACTTACAAGAATAATCCTCCTGCTAAAGCATCTAATAACGATACAGCTCGTAAACTGGCTGCCAAGGatgttttaaaacaaattaag ATTTGCAAGTCTCTTGGCTAA
- the LOC100797233 gene encoding chitinase domain-containing protein 1 isoform X2, whose product MLTILSRSMLATTSDYKPKLFFVDIFLLRKFFSLMTYDFSNPHNPGPNAPMKWIQIVLQLLLGTSANRTQSLAPKILLGIDFYGNDFSLSRDAGGGAIIGRDYLALLEKHRPELQWDKNSGEHFFFYTDNKDIRHAVFYPSSKSISLRSEEARSRGCGISIWEIGQGLDYFFYLL is encoded by the exons ATGCTTACAATTCTTTCTCGCTCAATGCTCGCAACTACGAGTGACTACAAACCAAAGTTATTTTTTGTCGATATTTTTTTGCTCAGAAAATTTTTCTCGTTAATGACATATGACTTCTCTAATCCTCATAATCCTGGTCCTAATGCACCTATGAAATGGATTCAAATTGTTCTACAGCTGCTTCTTGGTACCTCTGCCAATAGAACCCAAAGCCTTGCCCCCAAGATACTTCTCGGCATCGACTTCTATGGAAATGATTTCTCCCTTTCAAGGG ATGCAGGTGGTGGAGCTATTATTGGGAGAGATTACCTGGCACTTTTGGAGAAGCACAGGCCTGAACTGCAGTGGGATAAGAATAGTGGGgagcattttttcttttacactGACAACAAGGATATCAGGCATGCGGTATTCTATCCATCTTCGAAGTCAATTTCTTTGCGGTCAGAGGAAGCTCGTTCACGGGGGTGTGGCATCTCGATCTGGGAAATTGGCCAAGgcttggattattttttttaccttcttTGA
- the LOC100797233 gene encoding chitinase domain-containing protein 1 isoform X1, with product MLTILSRSMLATTSDYKPKLFFVDIFLLRKFFSLMTYDFSNPHNPGPNAPMKWIQIVLQLLLGTSANRTQSLAPKILLGIDFYGNDFSLSREKVESADAGGGAIIGRDYLALLEKHRPELQWDKNSGEHFFFYTDNKDIRHAVFYPSSKSISLRSEEARSRGCGISIWEIGQGLDYFFYLL from the exons ATGCTTACAATTCTTTCTCGCTCAATGCTCGCAACTACGAGTGACTACAAACCAAAGTTATTTTTTGTCGATATTTTTTTGCTCAGAAAATTTTTCTCGTTAATGACATATGACTTCTCTAATCCTCATAATCCTGGTCCTAATGCACCTATGAAATGGATTCAAATTGTTCTACAGCTGCTTCTTGGTACCTCTGCCAATAGAACCCAAAGCCTTGCCCCCAAGATACTTCTCGGCATCGACTTCTATGGAAATGATTTCTCCCTTTCAAGGG AGAAAGTTGAGAGTGCAGATGCAGGTGGTGGAGCTATTATTGGGAGAGATTACCTGGCACTTTTGGAGAAGCACAGGCCTGAACTGCAGTGGGATAAGAATAGTGGGgagcattttttcttttacactGACAACAAGGATATCAGGCATGCGGTATTCTATCCATCTTCGAAGTCAATTTCTTTGCGGTCAGAGGAAGCTCGTTCACGGGGGTGTGGCATCTCGATCTGGGAAATTGGCCAAGgcttggattattttttttaccttcttTGA
- the LOC100796706 gene encoding endoribonuclease Dicer homolog 2 isoform X3 codes for MEGFGNAYPSYVPSELVSCSSKGRNVTYHCYLMELEQHYEYQVSVNDIVLAIRSELDSEIVDTLSGTSFDVKRGKLLVNLRHLEPIQLSPEKVQSCRRFQTTLFRILLNRDVTKLTSVSDDFSLGDNPEIDFLLLPATVKHQRPSNSIIDWKPVLSVPFSSESTCDCKDHACNVRIRNDSVCSCKLENCVVYTPHNGSIYIIYTTDGTKKLNGNSTLNQGLKGITTYKEHFKKRHGIELGFEHQSLLHGRNLFKVENYLLKTRQKTEKGKNMSSVDLPPEVCSVIMSPISIGTIYSFSFIPSIMHWLEGLLVAFNLKRMLLDHFTPNDIPISKVLQAITAKGCEEAYDYDYLETLGDSYLKYIVSQQLFKTNQNDREGALSDKRKNIISNDVLFKYGCTRPLPGFIRKDKFDPKQWDVPGDKSNSILLLKQKLDSSRTRVYVRKTREIDLGIIADVVEALIGAFISTEDEKAALSFINWIGINVDTNIMPYENERHISIIAPEELVKAKLLKSRLNYSFKDPYLLVEALTHSSGKRPEIRTCYERLEFLGDAVLDYVITMHFYKEYSNDKFSAEFFTNMRSISVNNECYALSAIKAKLDEHILCDSVVKNNIAQTMEGVKNLSLESTFGWELETYFCQICKSLG; via the exons ATGGAAGGATTTG GAAATGCGTACCCCAGTTATGTCCCATCCGAACTGGTGAGTTGTTCATCAAAAGGTAGAAATGTAACATACCATTGCTATTTGATGGAGTTGGAGCAGCACTACGAGTATCAGGTGTCGGTTAATGACATTGTACTTGCAATTAGGAGTGAACTTGACTCAGAAATTGTAGACACATTATCAGGCACATCATTTGATGTGAAAAGGGGAAAATTGTTAGTGAACCTCAGACATTTGGAACCCATTCAACTTAGCCCAGAAAAG gtTCAAAGTTGTAGAAGATTTCAGACTACCCTCTTTAGGATCCTCCTAAATCGGGACGTTACTAAGTTAACAAGTGTTTCAGATGATTTCAGTTTGGGAGATAATCCTGAAATTGATTTTCTTCTGCTCCCAGCCACTGTTAAACACCAGAGACCTTCAAATTCGATTATTGATTGGAAGCCTGTTTTATCGGTTCCTTTTTCATCTGAAAGTACCTGTGATTGTaaggatcatgcatgtaatGTGAGGATTCGAAATGATTCAGTTTGCTCTTGCAAACTTGAAAATTGTGTAGTCTACACTCCTCATAATGGTagtatttatatcatttatacCACTGATGGTACAAAGAAATTGAATGGAAATTCAACTCTAAACCAAGGACTTAAGGGAATTACTACTTACAAGGAGCACTTCAAAAAACG CCACGGGATTGAATTGGGTTTTGAACATCAATCCCTACTTCATGGAAGGAATCTTTTCAAAGTGGAGAATTACCTTCTGAAGACCAGACAAAAGACGGAGAAAG GAAAAAATATGAGCTCTGTTGACTTGCCGCCAGAAGTTTGTTCTGTAATCATGTCACCAATATCAATCGGTACcatatattcattttcttttattccatCAATCATGCATTGGCTTGAGGGCTTGCTCGTTGCTTTCAACTTAAAAAGGATGCTCTTGGATCATTTCACGCCAAATGATATCCCAATCAGCAAG GTATTGCAAGCAATAACTGCAAAGGGATGTGAAGAGGCCTACGATTATGATTACTTAGAGACACTTGGAGATTCTTATCTGAAATACATTGTTAGTCAACAGCTTttcaagaccaatcaaaatgATCGGGAGGGCGCCCTTTCAGACAAGAGGAAGAACATCATTTCCAATGATGTCTTGTTTAAGTATGGGTGTACCCGCCCACTTCCG GGTTTCATACGGAAAGATAAATTTGATCCAAAGCAGTGGGATGTACCCGGTGATAAGTCAAACAGTATTCTCTTGCTAAAACAGAAGTTGGACTCCAGTAGAACAAGAGTATATGTTCGAAAGACGAGAGAAATAGACTTGGGAATCATTGCTGATGTTGTTGAGGCACTAATTGGTGCCTTTATTAGCACAGAAGATGAAAAGGCTGCTTTATCGTTTATTAATTGGATTGGTATCAATGTTGACACCAACATTATGCCGTATGAGAATGAGAGGCACATTAGCATTATTGCCCCAGAGGAGCTTGTAAAAGCCAAACTTTTAAAATCCCGGCTGAACTACTCGTTTAAAGACCCTTATCTTTTAGTAGAGGCTCTCACCCATAGTTCTGGCAAACGGCCAGAAATTCGGACATGTTATGAG CGACTAGAGTTTCTTGGGGACGCAGTGTTGGACTATGTCATCACTATGCATTTCTACAAGGAATATTCTAATGACAAATTCTCAGCAgaatttttcactaacatgaggTCTATTTCTGTGAACAATGAGTGTTACGCACTGTCAGCCATTAAAGCCAAGCTGGATGAACACATACTCTGTGACTCGGtagtaaaaaataacattgCCCAGACAATGGAAGGTGTTAAGAACTTATCTTTGGAATCAACTTTTGGATGGGAGCTAGAAACATATTTCTGTCAG ATTTGCAAGTCTCTTGGCTAA
- the LOC100797233 gene encoding chitinase domain-containing protein 1 isoform X3: MLTILSRSMLATTSDYKPKLFFVDIFLLRKFFSLMTYDFSNPHNPGPNAPMKWIQIVLQLLLGTSANRTQSLAPKILLGIDFYGNDFSLSRGGGAIIGRDYLALLEKHRPELQWDKNSGEHFFFYTDNKDIRHAVFYPSSKSISLRSEEARSRGCGISIWEIGQGLDYFFYLL, encoded by the exons ATGCTTACAATTCTTTCTCGCTCAATGCTCGCAACTACGAGTGACTACAAACCAAAGTTATTTTTTGTCGATATTTTTTTGCTCAGAAAATTTTTCTCGTTAATGACATATGACTTCTCTAATCCTCATAATCCTGGTCCTAATGCACCTATGAAATGGATTCAAATTGTTCTACAGCTGCTTCTTGGTACCTCTGCCAATAGAACCCAAAGCCTTGCCCCCAAGATACTTCTCGGCATCGACTTCTATGGAAATGATTTCTCCCTTTCAAGGG GTGGTGGAGCTATTATTGGGAGAGATTACCTGGCACTTTTGGAGAAGCACAGGCCTGAACTGCAGTGGGATAAGAATAGTGGGgagcattttttcttttacactGACAACAAGGATATCAGGCATGCGGTATTCTATCCATCTTCGAAGTCAATTTCTTTGCGGTCAGAGGAAGCTCGTTCACGGGGGTGTGGCATCTCGATCTGGGAAATTGGCCAAGgcttggattattttttttaccttcttTGA
- the LOC100796706 gene encoding endoribonuclease Dicer homolog 2 isoform X1: MEGFGNAYPSYVPSELVSCSSKGRNVTYHCYLMELEQHYEYQVSVNDIVLAIRSELDSEIVDTLSGTSFDVKRGKLLVNLRHLEPIQLSPEKVQSCRRFQTTLFRILLNRDVTKLTSVSDDFSLGDNPEIDFLLLPATVKHQRPSNSIIDWKPVLSVPFSSESTCDCKDHACNVRIRNDSVCSCKLENCVVYTPHNGSIYIIYTTDGTKKLNGNSTLNQGLKGITTYKEHFKKRHGIELGFEHQSLLHGRNLFKVENYLLKTRQKTEKGKNMSSVDLPPEVCSVIMSPISIGTIYSFSFIPSIMHWLEGLLVAFNLKRMLLDHFTPNDIPISKVLQAITAKGCEEAYDYDYLETLGDSYLKYIVSQQLFKTNQNDREGALSDKRKNIISNDVLFKYGCTRPLPGFIRKDKFDPKQWDVPGDKSNSILLLKQKLDSSRTRVYVRKTREIDLGIIADVVEALIGAFISTEDEKAALSFINWIGINVDTNIMPYENERHISIIAPEELVKAKLLKSRLNYSFKDPYLLVEALTHSSGKRPEIRTCYERLEFLGDAVLDYVITMHFYKEYSNDKFSAEFFTNMRSISVNNECYALSAIKAKLDEHILCDSVVKNNIAQTMEGVKNLSLESTFGWELETYFCQVLADVIESIAGAIFVDSGYKKEVVFQSIKPLLEPLVTPETARRHPISELHELCQKKGYKMKVYPPVRVNGETSVTIEVKTNGITYKNNPPAKASNNDTARKLAAKDVLKQIKVTESKLLMNRRRFLFSLLSAVFLFCWCVDEIIYHVTRK, translated from the exons ATGGAAGGATTTG GAAATGCGTACCCCAGTTATGTCCCATCCGAACTGGTGAGTTGTTCATCAAAAGGTAGAAATGTAACATACCATTGCTATTTGATGGAGTTGGAGCAGCACTACGAGTATCAGGTGTCGGTTAATGACATTGTACTTGCAATTAGGAGTGAACTTGACTCAGAAATTGTAGACACATTATCAGGCACATCATTTGATGTGAAAAGGGGAAAATTGTTAGTGAACCTCAGACATTTGGAACCCATTCAACTTAGCCCAGAAAAG gtTCAAAGTTGTAGAAGATTTCAGACTACCCTCTTTAGGATCCTCCTAAATCGGGACGTTACTAAGTTAACAAGTGTTTCAGATGATTTCAGTTTGGGAGATAATCCTGAAATTGATTTTCTTCTGCTCCCAGCCACTGTTAAACACCAGAGACCTTCAAATTCGATTATTGATTGGAAGCCTGTTTTATCGGTTCCTTTTTCATCTGAAAGTACCTGTGATTGTaaggatcatgcatgtaatGTGAGGATTCGAAATGATTCAGTTTGCTCTTGCAAACTTGAAAATTGTGTAGTCTACACTCCTCATAATGGTagtatttatatcatttatacCACTGATGGTACAAAGAAATTGAATGGAAATTCAACTCTAAACCAAGGACTTAAGGGAATTACTACTTACAAGGAGCACTTCAAAAAACG CCACGGGATTGAATTGGGTTTTGAACATCAATCCCTACTTCATGGAAGGAATCTTTTCAAAGTGGAGAATTACCTTCTGAAGACCAGACAAAAGACGGAGAAAG GAAAAAATATGAGCTCTGTTGACTTGCCGCCAGAAGTTTGTTCTGTAATCATGTCACCAATATCAATCGGTACcatatattcattttcttttattccatCAATCATGCATTGGCTTGAGGGCTTGCTCGTTGCTTTCAACTTAAAAAGGATGCTCTTGGATCATTTCACGCCAAATGATATCCCAATCAGCAAG GTATTGCAAGCAATAACTGCAAAGGGATGTGAAGAGGCCTACGATTATGATTACTTAGAGACACTTGGAGATTCTTATCTGAAATACATTGTTAGTCAACAGCTTttcaagaccaatcaaaatgATCGGGAGGGCGCCCTTTCAGACAAGAGGAAGAACATCATTTCCAATGATGTCTTGTTTAAGTATGGGTGTACCCGCCCACTTCCG GGTTTCATACGGAAAGATAAATTTGATCCAAAGCAGTGGGATGTACCCGGTGATAAGTCAAACAGTATTCTCTTGCTAAAACAGAAGTTGGACTCCAGTAGAACAAGAGTATATGTTCGAAAGACGAGAGAAATAGACTTGGGAATCATTGCTGATGTTGTTGAGGCACTAATTGGTGCCTTTATTAGCACAGAAGATGAAAAGGCTGCTTTATCGTTTATTAATTGGATTGGTATCAATGTTGACACCAACATTATGCCGTATGAGAATGAGAGGCACATTAGCATTATTGCCCCAGAGGAGCTTGTAAAAGCCAAACTTTTAAAATCCCGGCTGAACTACTCGTTTAAAGACCCTTATCTTTTAGTAGAGGCTCTCACCCATAGTTCTGGCAAACGGCCAGAAATTCGGACATGTTATGAG CGACTAGAGTTTCTTGGGGACGCAGTGTTGGACTATGTCATCACTATGCATTTCTACAAGGAATATTCTAATGACAAATTCTCAGCAgaatttttcactaacatgaggTCTATTTCTGTGAACAATGAGTGTTACGCACTGTCAGCCATTAAAGCCAAGCTGGATGAACACATACTCTGTGACTCGGtagtaaaaaataacattgCCCAGACAATGGAAGGTGTTAAGAACTTATCTTTGGAATCAACTTTTGGATGGGAGCTAGAAACATATTTCTGTCAG GTGCTGGCAGATGTTATAGAATCTATAGCAGGAGCGATTTTTGTTGATTCAGGGTACAAGAAGGAGGTTGTTTTCCAAAGCATAAAGCCCCTTTTGGAACCCCTTGTTACACCTGAAACAGCAAGGAGACATCCTATTAGTGAGTTGCACGAACTATGCCAAAAAAAAGGCTACAAAATGAAAGTATATCCCCCCGTCCGCGTCAACGGTGAAACTTCAGTTACAATTGAGGTGAAAACCAACGGGATCACTTACAAGAATAATCCTCCTGCTAAAGCATCTAATAACGATACAGCTCGTAAACTGGCTGCCAAGGatgttttaaaacaaattaaggtAACCGAATCCAAGTTATTGATGAATAGAAGGCgatttttattctctttattaTCGGCagtctttttgttttgttggtgtgtagatgaaataatttatcatgtaaCAAGGAAGTGA